In Methanobrevibacter sp., the DNA window AAGGTGGTGTAAATACTTCTTCTTTTCTAGGACGTTCGACTTTTTCTATACTCCATTTCTCAACATGACTTTCATCAATATGATATCTCTGAAGCATTTGATGGGTTACATCCAAAAAGTCGTATTCAAAATATTTAGTCGCATCTTTAGTTTTATTACCAACCATAATTCCAAATGAACTATTTAAATCATATTTGTTAATATAATAACCTATATTCTTTTTAGAGTGTAATCTATTAATTAATTGAAAATCTAAAGTATTTCCATAAACTAAAACTTTCCAAACCCAATCATGATTGTATAAATCTTTTTGCGATATATATTTAATATCTGATTTTTGTATTACAACTGATGATAATAAATAAAATAACTTATTTGGTTTAAGGGAAATATGTTTTATGTTTCCACAATTTACCATATTGGAATTATAGAATAATATTGATCCCGGACCAATTGCATTGTTAAATATTTCTCTTCTTAGGGATGAAAACTCCAATACTTCAGTTAAATTAAAATTTTTTAAGAAGTATTTTCTAAATGGTAAATCATTAAAGTTATATAAAATTTTACTTGTAACAATTAATGCAACATTAGTTGTTTCATTCATAAAATCATTAACTCTAAGTAAAAATGATTTGGCTATCTGTTTATTGGAATTAGGTAAATTTTTTTCTTTACAATATTCACTATGGGTTTTTTGTTGTTTTGATCCCCATGGAGGATTACCTACAATTAAATCAAAACCCTCTAAAGTGTTAAATAAACCCTTTAAATTGAAGAAGTCATCATTAAAAAAGTTTTTATTTATTAATTCTGGCATCTTAAAATGTTTAATTTCTTCAACATTCAAATAATCAAATAATGTTAACTGGATTGAAAGGAGAGTCATTTGAATTGCATCATTATCAATATCAATTCCATAGATATTTGATGTTAAAATATCTTTTAATTCGTTAGGAGTTAGTTTAGATTTTAATTCTATATTTTTATCAATTATTCTTCTCAATGATTCAACTAAAAATACTCCAGAACCGCATGAGGGGTCTAAAATTTTACAACTAGTATTATTTTTTAATTTTTTATCTAATGTATTATTTAGTATATAATCTACTAAGAATAATGGTGTATATATGGCTTTTTGATCCTTTTTAGAATTATTATCCTGGAGAAATGCTTCATAGATATTGCTTATTAACTCAATAGGAATTATTTCAAAATCATATGGGCAATCAAGAACAGTTTGCTCAGGATTTTTCATGTCAAAACCACTGAATAATTTATGTAAATTTTTTAAATGTTTATCTGTGATTTTATTTTTTTGATTTTCAGTTAATTTAAACAAATCTGGATTAAATTTTTCTTCAAGAGTGTTGAAAAACTTAAATAAACATTCTTTTTTTAGGATAACATTATTAAAGTTACAACCATAATTATTAATAAAAAATTCATCTTTACAAATGCCTCTGTCAATGAGATATTTTGAAAAGATTAATTTCCCAATTAAACTATGTATGATTTCTAAATCTAATTTGTCTTTCTTTAATAATTTGATTGTTATTTTAATATTTTCCAATAAGTAATTTTGAACTCTTTTTGAATTATTAAATGAATTGTGGTATTTATCAAAAAAAGTTCCATTAGCTAAGTTGTAAATATTAAAAATTTCTAAATCATCATCTTTTGAAAATTTACCTAAAAATGAATCCTCATCATCGAAAATATTGGAATTGTAAACTTGAATTTCCTCTGGAAGGATAATAAATATTATTGGAACATCATTGAGATTCCAAATTCCTTTACGAAACTTTTTAATATCATCCGTAGAAAAGGTATCGTCGTATTCTTTGAAGATAATTAATGGATTTTCATCTAAGATATAGATTGCATCATAGTCAATATATCTTAAAGAATTTTTGATACGTGAATTTATTTTTAAATCATCTCCTTTTAAAAATAATCCATTATCTTTATTTAATTCAAGTTTATCCAACAAGTTTCTCAGAGAATCTTCCATGATTATAATTTAATTAATGAAGTATTTAAATATTTTCTTTATTTGTAATATTAATCAATTAAATTACTTAATTTGGTGAGTACAATATTATATGTTGAGATAAATATTATTAAACGATTACAATATTGTTTTCATAATATAAATTATGTTTTTTTATTAATATGATATATAACTAGATGGTGGAGTATCATATCTAGAAAAATAAAAAAAGATTAATCTAAATGATTAATCTCTAACTCAAAATCTTCATTTAATTTTTCAAGCTCATTAATAACTTGTTTTTCTAAATTCTTCAAATCATCATCTAATAAGCTATATAGTTTAACAGTTATTGAAATAAATCCTCTGGAACTATCAGTGGAATTTTTGATAGTAATTTTTTCGTACTCTCTATTTGCACCAAT includes these proteins:
- a CDS encoding N-6 DNA methylase, translating into MEDSLRNLLDKLELNKDNGLFLKGDDLKINSRIKNSLRYIDYDAIYILDENPLIIFKEYDDTFSTDDIKKFRKGIWNLNDVPIIFIILPEEIQVYNSNIFDDEDSFLGKFSKDDDLEIFNIYNLANGTFFDKYHNSFNNSKRVQNYLLENIKITIKLLKKDKLDLEIIHSLIGKLIFSKYLIDRGICKDEFFINNYGCNFNNVILKKECLFKFFNTLEEKFNPDLFKLTENQKNKITDKHLKNLHKLFSGFDMKNPEQTVLDCPYDFEIIPIELISNIYEAFLQDNNSKKDQKAIYTPLFLVDYILNNTLDKKLKNNTSCKILDPSCGSGVFLVESLRRIIDKNIELKSKLTPNELKDILTSNIYGIDIDNDAIQMTLLSIQLTLFDYLNVEEIKHFKMPELINKNFFNDDFFNLKGLFNTLEGFDLIVGNPPWGSKQQKTHSEYCKEKNLPNSNKQIAKSFLLRVNDFMNETTNVALIVTSKILYNFNDLPFRKYFLKNFNLTEVLEFSSLRREIFNNAIGPGSILFYNSNMVNCGNIKHISLKPNKLFYLLSSVVIQKSDIKYISQKDLYNHDWVWKVLVYGNTLDFQLINRLHSKKNIGYYINKYDLNSSFGIMVGNKTKDATKYFEYDFLDVTHQMLQRYHIDESHVEKWSIEKVERPRKEEVFTPPYVLFKQILTQNLECVATYSEKQWVFTNSVISIYGKNADEKLLKSILGFLNSKLFSYLSLLTFSTIGIEREIMLLKEIEEIPLVINDTLVEYVDKMLNCNNPEYLEIIQHEIDELIFDLLSFNELEKDLVNYFTDVTLPMRKKENVYHNVSNEILEDYIMVFVKYFKNYFKEENNEYFHAECYKSDQFIGIRFIISEEPPKHLIEYKDKPEILNFFGDISIEDKQNLFVQKDIKGFEETSFYVIKSNEFKNWHRAIARRDLIEFTNSLMGVEDE